The sequence TGACCGCATAGTCCATAGAGACCCATCGCCACCAACCAGCAACACCCGCTTCCGGCTCCGGCGGAAAACGGGAAACCGCAGTCCAACTCAACAGCCAGACCCAAGCGATCAGGAACCACTGCCGCATAAGATCCCCTCCCCACTTCCAAGCTATTCCGGATAGGGGGAGGGATATCACTGTATCCGGACAACCGGAGCGGTCCATGGTTCACTTCGACACTGCTCCTTTGCGGATCAGGATCCCCATCACGAAATCGATGGTAAAGTGAGCCGCGATGGCTGACGCAAGGGAACCCGTCCATTCCACCATCCAACCCAGGATAAGACTGACACCAAACAGCAATACCAACAGAAGCCATCTTTTCCAGTATCGAAAATGAATCAACACAAACAGGAGACTGGTTCCCACCACCCCCAACCAGTACTGCAACGCCCCACGAAACAAGAGTTCCTCAGCCACGGCCACCATAAGGGCGATAAGGGCGATCATCGGCATGGAAAGATTGCGAAACAACGCTTCATTGATCCCTCCGTCATCCACCCAAGAAGTCGGCACCCACCGAGTCAATATCCAGTCCACCGCTACGACACACAGGCCGACACCAATCCCCCACAACCACGCCCGGACATCCGACCATCCGAACAGATCCCCACTTAACCGCTCTTGCCACCATAACAGGACGACTGCCAAGGATCCGATTAAAAACTGGGTCAAAAACAGATTCCATAGAAGCCATTTCTGCCCGATCGGCGGATGTTCCGCCTTTTGCTGTGAACGTTCATACACTGTGGGTGATGACGTCGGCTGGTCGCACATGTGAGCCGTCGCTCCTCTCACAAATGGATCATACTTGAAAATAACCCCGCACTCGTTCTAAAATGAAGGTTGGTAACAAACTTCATATCGGATCCCCAATGATGGAAGGAGATTATTATGCGCACTTGGGTTGATAAAGACACGTGCATTGCTTGCGGGGCTTGCGGAGCTGCCGCTCCTGATGTATACGACTACGACGAGGATGGAATCGCCTACGTCATCCTGGACGACAATACCGGAACAGCCAAAATACCGGAAGAGCTGCATGACGAGGTACGGGACGCCCAGGAAGGCTGCCCCACCGATTCGATCAAAGTGGAGGAATAATAGTTTTTTGATCCCGAGCTGCTCGTTGAAGAGCAGCTTTTTTTATGTTACATCCGGCCCCGGAGGCAGGTCCTTTTCCTCTAGGTATAAGGCTACCTCTGCCAATCCTCCGTTCACATGTACAATATTCCATCGGTTTTGAGCGGCCAGAAAACGGACGGCATGAACACTTCGGATTCCATGGGCACAAAAAACATACAGCTCTCGATCCGGGTTTAGTTCCTCATAACGCTCGGGGAGATCACCCAGCGGAATCAAAACCGCTCCAGGCAAGTGATACGCTTTCCACTCCATCGGTTCCCGCACGTCTAACAAAAGTGAGTCCGATAACTTTCCACCTCTGACTTTATCCGCAAATACCTGAGCCGTAATCTCACTTACATCGGCCACGTCATCAACACTCCCGTCCTTTTTCCTTCACCACTTCATTGTAACACGGACAGCGAGAACGCGTTGATTCCGCCAGAAAAAGCGACTACAATAATGAGGATGGAAGGAACGCCTTTTCAGGCGTTGTTTTACATAATGTACTCCAAGGAGGTATGACGGATGGCAGCAAATGAATTGGTTGTCGACGCGTTTATTGAAATTCCCACCGGAAGCCAGAACAAATACGAGTATGATAAGGAGACCGGTGTCTTCCGACTGGACCGCGTGCTCTACTCCCCGATGCATTATCCCACTGAGTACGGTTATTTGGAAAACACACTGGCAGAAGACGGCGATCCGTTGGATATCCTGGTTCTGACCACCTTCCCCACCTTTCCGGGATGCGTCATCCAATCCCGCGTGATCGGCGTGTTGCTGATGTCCGACGACAAGGGCAAGGATGAGAAACTGTTGGGTGTGCCGGTAGACGATCCTCGCTGGGATGGCGTTCACACCTTGGAAGATGTACCCGCTCACATCCTTAAGGAGATTGAACACTTCTTCCAAGTGTATAAAGACCTGGAGAAAAAAGAAACCCAGATCGAAGGCTGGAAAGGCGCCGATGTGGCTGCCGAACTGTACCAAGCTTCACTGGCACGCTACCAAGACTGAATGGAAAACGGATCCTCGGGGAGGATCCGTTTTTTTATGATTGACGATGAATCAATTTCAGCTGGCGGGAAAGCTCGTAATGCAGGTCGAAAGAACGTTCCCCCAGGCGCAGCGTAATCTTGCGGCCGGGAGCCGAACCGGTCATCGGTTGGACTTTTGTCACGGTTCCCATTCCCCACTTCACATGATGAAACTGATCACCGACAGAAACCGTTTCTCCCGCAAACGGTGCCTGGGGTTGATCGTGAAAGCGGTGTTGAACTCCTGAAGCAAGCCTTTTATTCGCAGGCTGCGCCTCTTCCAGAGAATATCCCAACTCCTTTAGAAACGGAGATGGCCCCACTCTCTTACCTTGGCGCGTTTGACTGACACTTAAAACCAACTCATGACGGGCGCGAGTGATTCCCACATACAACAAACGCCGCTCCTCCTCCCAAGCGGCGTTTTTTTGCGCTTCGGAAACCTGG is a genomic window of Desmospora profundinema containing:
- a CDS encoding CPBP family intramembrane glutamic endopeptidase, whose protein sequence is MCDQPTSSPTVYERSQQKAEHPPIGQKWLLWNLFLTQFLIGSLAVVLLWWQERLSGDLFGWSDVRAWLWGIGVGLCVVAVDWILTRWVPTSWVDDGGINEALFRNLSMPMIALIALMVAVAEELLFRGALQYWLGVVGTSLLFVLIHFRYWKRWLLLVLLFGVSLILGWMVEWTGSLASAIAAHFTIDFVMGILIRKGAVSK
- a CDS encoding ferredoxin, with translation MRTWVDKDTCIACGACGAAAPDVYDYDEDGIAYVILDDNTGTAKIPEELHDEVRDAQEGCPTDSIKVEE
- a CDS encoding rhodanese-like domain-containing protein; protein product: MADVSEITAQVFADKVRGGKLSDSLLLDVREPMEWKAYHLPGAVLIPLGDLPERYEELNPDRELYVFCAHGIRSVHAVRFLAAQNRWNIVHVNGGLAEVALYLEEKDLPPGPDVT
- a CDS encoding inorganic diphosphatase: MAANELVVDAFIEIPTGSQNKYEYDKETGVFRLDRVLYSPMHYPTEYGYLENTLAEDGDPLDILVLTTFPTFPGCVIQSRVIGVLLMSDDKGKDEKLLGVPVDDPRWDGVHTLEDVPAHILKEIEHFFQVYKDLEKKETQIEGWKGADVAAELYQASLARYQD